The following proteins come from a genomic window of Pichia kudriavzevii chromosome 1, complete sequence:
- a CDS encoding uncharacterized protein (PKUD0A05020; similar to Saccharomyces cerevisiae YFL053W (DAK2)): MSQEKHWNYTKDIVRTSISGVCAANPYLKYIESERVVYNSHSPENGEEKVTVVSGGGSGHEPLHLGFVGDALLDVAVAGSIFASPSVKQVLSGIHSKPSKKGTVVVVKNYTGDILHFGLAIERARSQGINAGLLIVQDDVSVGKTKNGKVGRRGLAGTALVHKLVGAKSFVDGCKASLDDVMDLGQRVIDNMVTIGASLDRVVIPTVHGEEKQDDSDDEDEKIDELGKDEIEIGMGIHNEHGIKRVSPIPTVDQLAETLLAYLLDPNDKERYYVDFDKDDDVVLLINNLGSTSVLELYAIQAIVNEKLFSIYNIKPVRIYTGTFVTSLDGPGISITLLNVTKAGGDEILRLLDLPTNAPGWNSAIQSSDWKTLGEQLVKEAPEIHYATSSIKLDPELVKKILLKGCEEVKKVEPKVTLYDTVAGDGDCGETLLAGADSITNSLRDNSIDLTDAVRFFEELGDVVESAMGGTSGGLYSIFISSMSSFLKQQEKSRGAFTVSEEDFADTLEAGLKGLQRYTRARVGDRTLMDALIPFVETFKSTGDINKAAQAAHDGAESTRKLAAKFGRASYVAEEEFRRFDSEGGLPDPGAIGLAALINGFVSAYQS, encoded by the coding sequence ATGtcacaagaaaaacattggAACTATACCAAAGATATTGTCAGGACATCGATTTCTGGTGTCTGTGCCGCAAACCCATACCTCAAATATATTGAGTCAGAGAGAGTTGTTTATAATTCACATTCTCctgaaaatggtgaagaaaaagtGACTGTTGTATCTGGAGGTGGTTCTGGGCATGAGCCTCTCCATCTGGGATTTGTAGGCGATGCACTCTTGGATGTTGCAGTTGCTGGGTCTATCTTTGCCTCACCTTCGGTCAAGCAAGTCTTGTCAGGTATTCATTCAAAACCATCTAAAAAGGGcactgttgttgttgttaaaAACTACACTGGAGACATTCTACATTTTGGTTTGGCAATTGAACGTGCCAGATCACAAGGTATCAATGCCGGTCTCTTAATTGTCCAAGATGATGTCTCTGTTGGTAAGACCAAAAACGGGAAGGTTGGAAGAAGAGGTTTGGCGGGGACGGCTCTGGTCCACAAATTGGTTGGTGCGAAATCTTTTGTTGATGGATGTAAGGCTTCTCTCGATGACGTCATGGATTTAGGACAACGtgttattgataatatgGTTACTATTGGTGCCTCCCTTGATAGGGTTGTTATCCCCACCGTCCATGGTGAGGAAAAGCAGGACGactctgatgatgaagatgaaaagattgaCGAATTGGGCaaggatgaaattgaaattggtaTGGGTATCCATAATGAGCACGGTATCAAGAGAGTTTCTCCGATTCCTACTGTTGACCAGTTAGCAGAGACTCTCTTGGCGTATTTACTCGATCCAAATGATAAGGAAAGATACTATGTCGACTTTgataaagatgatgatgttgtaTTACTTATCAACAATTTGGGTTCAACCTCTGTATTGGAACTCTACGCAATCCAAGCCATTGTCAATGAGAAActcttttcaatttacAACATCAAGCCTGTTCGGATCTATACTGGAACTTTTGTCACCTCCCTAGATGGCCCTGGTATTTCAATCACCTTGTTGAATGTTACAAAGGCCGGTGGTGATGAGATTTTAAGACTTTTGGATTTGCCAACCAATGCACCTGGCTGGAATTCTGCAATCCAATCTTCAGATTGGAAAACGTTGGGCGAGCAGCTCGTCAAGGAAGCACCGGAAATTCACTACGCTACTTCCTCAATCAAATTAGATCCAGAACTAGTTAAAAAGATCCTCTTGAAAGGTTGtgaagaagttaaaaaaGTTGAACCAAAAGTCACATTGTATGATACCGTTGCTGGTGATGGTGACTGTGGTGAAACCCTATTAGCCGGTGCAGACTCCATCACCAACTCATTGAGGGATAACTCTATAGATTTGACCGATGCAGTCAgattctttgaagagttgGGTGACGTTGTGGAAAGCGCAATGGGTGGTACCTCTGGTGGATTGtattccattttcatttcttccaTGTCGTCCTTCCTTAAGCAACAAGAGAAATCCAGAGGAGCATTTACCGTTTCTGAAGAGGATTTTGCTGACACTCTAGAGGCTGGTCTCAAAGGCTTGCAAAGATACACCCGTGCCAGGGTTGGAGACCGGACTTTGATGGATGCATTGATTCCTTTTGTTGAGACTTTCAAGTCCACCGGTGATATCAATAAGGCTGCACAGGCTGCTCATGATGGTGCTGAATCCACACGTAAGCTTGCTGCAAAATTCGGGAGAGCATCCTATGTTGCTGAAGAGGAATTTAGAAGATTTGACAGTGAAGGTGGTCTTCCTGATCCCGGCGCTATTGGGTTGGCGGCACTGATCAACGGATTTGTCAGTGCATACCAATCGTAA
- a CDS encoding uncharacterized protein (PKUD0A05030): MVMNNIRFSQDIARVAVSREAQWAIYHCDPFDCIYTESKPASIVEQLFSTSLVAVVDNSCAPQQNVLRIVNTSKHTTICELSYESPIIDVSMNRKRLVVVLEDKLLLYDVSCMKLLDKIDIKVGGNYENNRLECRLSQSDSSILAYQQSHPELSISDHLLFQSGNVILLDAIKSRSISIVNCHEASIEKIALSKNGMLLATASTKGTIIRIFSTQTSKKLCEFRRGSLPATITSLSFSTDHRILGASSDTGTVHFFEVPNEVALLGEDDEGAVSESSPKHVQEDLDMRPEFPNSSPLTAEEALEINQLIGESIHRARGSVGKNKSALEKTKQLTSFMWAKSSKYLPQSITTSLTSMLEPKRHFASIHLHPPSSSTIALSDHCCYVATNDGRLLQYALPSPETSSKEPALIRSNSFQV; encoded by the coding sequence ATGGTAATGAACAACATACGGTTCAGTCAAGACATTGCACGTGTTGCAGTGTCACGGGAAGCCCAATGGGCCATTTATCACTGCGATCCCTTTGATTGTATATACACCGAGTCGAAACCAGCATCTATAGTGGAACAGTTGTTCTCCACTTCCTTGGTTGCCGTTGTCGATAACTCGTGCGCCCCGCAGCAGAATGTCTTGCGTATAGTGAACACCAGTAAACACACCACCATCTGCGAGCTCTCGTACGAGTCTCCCATTATAGACGTGTCCATGAATAGGAAACGGTTGGTGGTTGTATTAGAGGACAAGTTATTACTCTACGACGTCTCGTGCATGAAGTTACTAGATAAAATTGACATTAAAGTGGGGGGAaattatgaaaataatCGTTTGGAGTGTCGACTCTCCCAATCAGACTCCTCAATATTGGCATACCAGCAATCTCACCCTGAATTGTCCATTTCAGACCATTTGTTATTCCAAAGCGGCAACGTTATACTCCTGGATGCAATTAAATCTCgttcaatatcaatagtTAATTGCCATGAAGCTTCCATTGAGAAAATAGCCTTATCGAAAAATGGAATGTTATTGGCAACTGCATCAACAAAGGGGACAATCATTAGGATATTCAGTACACAGACAAGCAAAAAGTTATGCGAGTTTAGGAGAGGTTCCCTACCGGCCACAATCACCTCCTTGTCCTTCAGTACGGATCACCGGATACTTGGAGCTTCCTCCGATACAGGAACAGTCCATTTCTTCGAGGTGCCCAATGAAGTTGCCCTCTTGGGAGAAGACGATGAAGGCGCCGTCTCAGAGTCTAGCCCTAAACATGTCCAAGAAGACTTGGATATGCGTCCAGAATTCCCAAATTCGTCCCCCTTGACGGCTGAGGAAGCATTGGAAATCAACCAACTAATTGGCGAATCCATACACAGGGCACGTGGATCTGTGGGAAAGAACAAGTCTGCATTGGAGAAAACTAAACAACTAACCTCTTTTATGTGGgcaaaatcatcaaaatacCTCCCACAGAGCATTACGACCTCTTTGACTTCCATGCTTGAACCAAAGAGACACTTTGCCTCTATTCATTTGCACCCGCCATCGTCATCGACTATTGCGCTCTCGGATCATTGCTGCTACGTTGCTACCAACGATGGGAGACTTTTGCAATATGCACTTCCATCTCCAGAGACATCCTCAAAGGAACCTGCTCTTATTCGTTCCAACAGCTTTCAGGTCTGA
- a CDS encoding uncharacterized protein (PKUD0A05040; similar to Saccharomyces cerevisiae YIL038C (NOT3); ancestral locus Anc_7.214) codes for MKLLHSPREMDKVFKKIIEGLEIFDTLYERHENVTSSSQKEKLESDLKKEIKKLQRFREQVKNWQAGNEIKDKNSLLEHRRLVEVAMEKYKVVEKGSKTKAYSDQSLAAVDEPKVDNEACEFVRQALETLGQQTESIEAEIERLQPSKKGKRNVQNEEMKKELEELLASHQWHTEKLEIILRLLQNEVLNVDEVMNISEDITYYLDENRAPDFMFDDTIYDDLDLEADQALINDIHLLHEEPSVQPPSSSNSRNDSIPEQGPKSRSSTSNHSGSNSRSNSVQASKPPLVKQSSTSSVGILSSKITNVNNNHDSHENPPVIQSIGTSSNNQATVTTLKPAPVPVTGEIKWSSVVNAVKKKDTSVTPPASKPASMAVPLPTPVNEHMSTMSGSNSVSSPAQTAEAVSIPNSTINSNALNAASVLEALKKQKPKEEVTTNSSTSTTTITSGANSKNNYTSVSSSAIEKATESLNGNAVTSLSAVHASSSSPTTESVSFGFTKSQKLAAATDGFRFLPPGIQSFILSISKSKDVMTSNYNPFQTINHTPNGTFPSGLKGNSLAEIWNKSKTSSELSSLVSTLNFETLFFGYYYGKSNEERDLTLSALKDKGWKKHKSEVNWYLVESVISQGEGWCIGDCLVFNVDSWSTTERKNTKIEMIDFI; via the coding sequence ATGAAATTACTTCATTCACCCAGGGAGATGGACAAAGtgttcaaaaaaatcatcgAAGGTTTGGAAATCTTTGACACTTTATATGAACGACATGAGAACGTGACGAGTTCGTCtcaaaaggaaaagttGGAGAgtgatttgaagaaggaaattaaaaaaCTACAACGATTTAGAGAGCAAGTGAAGAATTGGCAAGCCGGaaatgaaatcaaggaTAAAAACTCTTTACTTGAACATCGTCGTTTGGTCGAAGTAGCAATGGAGAAATATAAAGTGGTGGAAAAGGGAAGCAAAACCAAAGCTTATTCCGACCAAAGCTTGGCAGCCGTAGACGAGCCAAAAGTTGACAACGAAGCATGTGAATTTGTCAGGCAAGCTTTAGAGACCCTTGGGCAGCAGACAGAGAGTATAGAGGcggaaattgaaagattacAGCCCTCTAAAAAGGGGAAAAGAAACGTCCAGAATGAggagatgaagaaagaattggaagaattaTTAGCTTCTCATCAGTGGCATACTGAAAAATTAGAGATCATTTTAAGGTTGCTACAgaatgaagttttgaatgTTGATGAGGTGATGAATATCAGTGAGGACATAACCTACTATTTGGATGAAAATAGAGCTCCGGATTTCATGTTTGATGATACGATTTACGATGATTTGGATCTTGAAGCCGATCAAGCCTTAATAAATGACATCCATCTCTTGCATGAGGAGCCAAGCGTACAACCGCCATCGTCATCAAACTCACGCAACGATTCGATACCTGAGCAAGGGCCGAAATCTCGGTCATCGACTAGCAACCATTCTGGCTCCAATTCGAGGTCAAACTCTGTGCAAGCTTCCAAACCTCCATTGGTGAAACAATCTTCGACTTCTTCCGTGGGGATATTGTCGAGCAAAATTACCAATGTTAACAATAACCATGACTCTCACGAAAACCCTCCAGTGATACAATCTATTGGAACTTCCTCCAACAATCAAGCTACAGTAACAACCCTCAAGCCGGCACCGGTACCCGTTACCGGCGAAATTAAGTGGTCAAGTGTGGTGAATGCCgtcaagaagaaggacaCATCTGTGACACCACCTGCAAGCAAACCTGCCTCTATGGCAGTGCCATTGCCTACCCCTGTTAATGAACATATGTCTACTATGTCTGGATCAAATAGTGTATCATCTCCTGCGCAAACAGCTGAAGCTGTTTCCATTCCTAACTCGACAATAAATTCTAATGCTTTGAACGCAGCAAGTGTGTTAGAAGCCCTAAAGAAGCAAAAGCCGAAGGAGGAGGTAACCACAAATTCAAGCACTTCAACTACAACTATAACGAGTGGAGCAAATAGTAAAAACAATTATACAtcagtttcttcttctgcgATAGAAAAGGCAACCGAAAGTTTGAATGGGAATGCTGTCACATCGCTCTCTGCTGTACATGCTTCATCATCTAGCCCGACTACAGAATCAGTATCATTTGGATTCACAAAGTCACAGAAACTGGCGGCAGCAACAGACGGATTCCGATTTCTACCCCCAGGTATTCAATCTTTCATACTTTCAATCTCCAAAAGCAAAGACGTGATGACTTCAAATTACAAtccatttcaaacaatAAATCATACACCAAATGGAACATTCCCTTCCGGATTGAAGGGAAATAGTTTGGCAGAGATTTGGAACAAATCGAAAACAAGTAGTGAATTATCTTCCCTAGTTTCAACATTAAACTTTGAAACTCTGTTTTTTGGTTACTACTATGGTAAGTCCAATGAAGAGAGAGACCTTACCCTTAGCGCACTAAAAGATAAGGGATGGAAAAAACACAAGTCTGAAGTTAACTGGTATTTAGTAGAGTCAGTTATTTCTCAAGGGGAGGGCTGGTGTATTGGTGACTGTcttgttttcaatgtcGATTCTTGGTCTACCACTGAACGGAAAAACACCAAGATTGAAATGATTGATTTCATATAG
- a CDS encoding uncharacterized protein (PKUD0A05050; similar to Saccharomyces cerevisiae YDR312W (SSF2) and YHR066W (SSF1); ancestral locus Anc_5.338) encodes MVIHLGTALENHVLTQLVRDTRNMMQPHTAIRLRERKANKLKDFVVMAGPLGITYLMIFSQNEKTGSTHLRFSSMPRGPTISFKILEYSLCKDVTRIQRNPKSIGAGAHEFINPPLLVMNGFTNPKDASPDEKLVVTMFQNMFPPISPLETKVGTIRRVLLLNKDKETGEIELRHYVIDTKLVDVSKNVKKLINIKSHLNKKLPNLSQTKDVADIILDPYAQAGFTSDSEVEDDAVVEVNEELDLPKVMTKEVTRDEINDEDEEGEGHSEERHSMKRKKAVKLTEIGPRMKLGLVKIEDGVCGGKVLYHSQFRKSQSEINKMEQRHALRKKEKEARRKAQAANVAKKNEKKMAKKQRREERRKAGEEVESSDEEKDSSDDEMEDYSDFDVSEDVENGSENNEDKLFDEEE; translated from the coding sequence ATGGTTATTCATCTCGGAACAGCACTAGAAAACCATGTCTTGACACAGCTTGTTAGGGACACTAGAAACATGATGCAGCCACACACGGCGATTCGTCTTCGTGAAAGAAAGGCAAATAAACTAAAAGATTTTGTTGTCATGGCAGGTCCTTTAGGTATCACTTACTTGATGATCTTCAGCCAAAACGAAAAAACAGGTTCCACTCATCTAAGATTCTCGTCCATGCCAAGAGGGCCAACTATCAGCTTTAAAATACTTGAATACTCCCTATGTAAAGATGTCACACGTATACAGAGAAACCCAAAATCTATCGGTGCTGGCGCACATGAGTTCATCAATCCTCCATTGTTAGTTATGAACGGTTTCACCAATCCAAAAGATGCATCGCCAGACGAGAAGTTAGTCGTTACAATGTTCCAAAATATGTTTCCACCTATTTCGCCATTGGAAACAAAGGTTGGAACTATTAGAAGGGTACTATTACTAAacaaagataaagaaacaGGTGAAATTGAGCTGAGACACTATGTCATTGATACAAAATTAGTtgatgtttcaaaaaacGTGAAGAAGCtaatcaacatcaaaagtCATTTAAATAAGAAGTTGCCAAACTTATCACAAACAAAGGATGTTGCTGATATAATTTTGGATCCATATGCACAAGCTGGATTCACTTCGGACTcagaagttgaagatgatgcaGTGGTTGAAGTTAATGAAGAGTTAGATCTCCCAAAGGTGATGACCAAAGAAGTTACTCGTGATGAAATTaacgatgaagatgaagaaggtgaaggACATAGTGAAGAAAGACACAGcatgaaaaggaaaaaggCGGTCAAATTAACCGAAATTGGTCCAAGAATGAAATTAGGATTAGTGAAGATCGAGGATGGTGTTTGCGGTGGGAAAGTGTTGTATCATTCACAATTCAGAAAATCACAGTCagaaatcaataaaatgGAACAAAGACATGCTCTTagaaagaaggagaaagaagcTAGACGTAAGGCTCAAGCTGCTAACGTTGCtaagaaaaatgaaaaaaaaatggctaaaaagcaaagaagagaggaaagaagaaaagctggtgaagaagttgagaGTTCTGATGAGGAAAAAGATAGctctgatgatgaaatggaagaTTACTCTGATTTTGATGTCTCTGaggatgttgaaaatggaagTGAAAATAACGAGGACAAACTATTTGACGAGGAGGAATGA
- a CDS encoding uncharacterized protein (PKUD0A05060; similar to Saccharomyces cerevisiae YHR065C (RRP3); ancestral locus Anc_5.337), producing the protein MSGKVSKAQRKINNKYINDLKKKLAASNKNKEERHVLKPQTDDESEDELKKEETSTDPTEEEEANLKKSFKDFGLKDDILESIESLNYDKPTPIQAQSLGPALEGRDIIGIAQTGSGKTAAFAIPILQALWEAQTPYFACVLAPTRELAYQIRETFDALGSNMGLRCCTIVGGMDMMEQARELMRKPHVVVATPGRLMDHLENTKGFSLRALKFLVMDEADRLLELEFGPVLDKILQIIPRKRTTYLFSATLTSKIDKLQRASLNNPVKVAVNNKYSTVETLIQTLMVVPDGFKNTYLVHILNEHVGKSIIIFTRTCAHAQNISLLGRILGFSAIPLHGQLTQAQRLGALNKFKSGDKNILVATDVAARGLDIPSVDLVINYDIPTDSKAYIHRVGRTARAGRSGKSISLVTQYDLELILRIEKVINMKLPKETPPKNEILALHDSVDRASAEAIRQVKQFHSNRKTRR; encoded by the coding sequence ATGTCAGGTAAAGTGAGTAAAGCACAAAGGAAGATAAACAacaaatatataaatgatttgaaaaagaaactagctgcttcaaacaaaaacaaggaAGAAAGACATGTTTTAAAACCTCAAACTGATGATGAGTCAGAAGATGAActaaagaaggaagaaacaTCGACTGATCCAactgaagaggaagaagcaaatttgaaaaagtcattcaaagattttggattgaAAGATGATATACTAGAATCCATTGAAAGCTTGAATTATGATAAACCAACTCCAATTCAAGCACAATCGCTAGGGCCAGCTTTAGAAGGTAGAGACATTATTGGTATTGCACAAACTGGCTCAGGTAAAACTGCAGCATTTGCGATTCCTATTTTGCAGGCTTTATGGGAAGCACAAACTCCCTATTTTGCTTGTGTGCTAGCACCAACAAGAGAATTAGCGTATCAAATAAGAGAAACCTTTGATGCATTAGGATCGAATATGGGTTTGAGGTGCTGTACCATTGTTGGTGGTATGGACATGATGGAGCAGGCGAGAGAATTGATGCGTAAACCGCATGTGGTTGTTGCAACCCCGGGAAGATTAATGGACCACTTGGAAAACACCAAAGGTTTCTCCTTGAGAGCTTTGAAGTTTTTGGTTATGGACGAGGCAGACAGATTGCTAGAACTTGAATTCGGGCCTGTTTTAGATAAAATATTGCAGAtaattccaagaaaaagaacCACCTACTTGTTTTCAGCTACGTTGACTTCTAAGATTGACAAGTTACAAAGAGCTTCTTTAAATAATCCGGTTAAAGTTGCTGTTAACAACAAGTATTCCACTGTTGAAACACTAATCCAAACATTGATGGTTGTTCCTGACGGCTTCAAAAACACATACCTTGTGCATATTCTCAATGAACATGTTGGAAAAtccatcatcatttttaCAAGAACATGTGCACACGCTCAAAACATCTCTTTACTTGGAAGAATTCTTGGGTTTTCTGCCATTCCATTACACGGTCAGCTTACTCAAGCCCAAAGACTAGGAGCattgaacaaattcaaGTCAGGGGACAAAAATATCTTAGTTGCTACAGATGTTGCTGCAAGAGGTTTGGATATTCCGTCTGTTGATTTAGTTATCAACTACGATATTCCTACAGATTCCAAGGCGTACATCCACCGAGTGGGCAGAACCGCTAGAGCTGGTAGATCTGGAAAGTCAATATCACTTGTTACCCAGTATGACTTAGAACTCATCTTGAGAATCGAAAAAGTCATTAACATGAAACTACCAAAGGAAACACCACCTAAGAACGAAATTTTGGCACTGCATGATTCTGTCGACAGAGCATCTGCAGAAGCAATTCGTCAAGTGAAACAATTCCACAGCAACAGAAAGACACGTCGTTAA
- a CDS encoding uncharacterized protein (PKUD0A05070; similar to Saccharomyces cerevisiae YDR243C (PRP28); ancestral locus Anc_8.469), whose amino-acid sequence MFSSSRHLFVVIHLEYLLQQYTKYTHRRMSTHNRPPSLEELLNLKRGWEGKKKSAASLRPKFLTKTERGNHEQGKSFASKATKTPPTKGFQIQSYLEDEHTIKNTGNVNPARQPDEEPKGNHKSKFLFDWDESEDTSSDVQLLVPVKKRIVDELLEIPSKRKKSEVSAYDKMHWTEKPLSKMTDRDWRIMKEDYDIVIKGKSNVILLRNWKEGDFPEAVKKNILSSLNYKDPTPIQRASIPLAISGSDVIGIAETGSGKTLAFLIPTLCYISKLPPVRAFGSPYVLIVVPTRELAQQIEIEYQKFLQNMQFLVASIVGGHTYDENITKLEKGAEILIGTPGRLLDVLEQKIINLNDCYFLVADEADRTMDMGFEKQLNRIFEQLPPGEKNPFNIGSGERKRTTLMFTATMPPGVEKIISNHMVNPAIVTVGEANNVVERILQDAIQVSDNEEQKMSLLRKILPKYPPPVIIFANYQRTCEQLLEYLSSHQYKCAIIHGNRSQSQREEAIQHMKSGEASVLVATDVAARGIDIPNVSLVINYQMSRSISEYVHRIGRTGRAGKTGTAITFWNADTDGDILYELKNMIEKSPISYCPKDLMNLDYEITRGMKNIEN is encoded by the coding sequence ATGTTTAGTTCAAGCCGCCACCTTTTCGTTGTCATTCATCTAGAATATCTTCTCCAACAATACACAAAATATACACACAGAAGAATGTCTACACATAATCGACCTCCAAGCTTGGAAGAACTTTTAAATCTCAAAAGAGGTTGGgaagggaaaaaaaaaagtgcTGCTTCACTAAGGCCCAAATTTCTTACAAAAACAGAACGTGGAAATCATGAACAAGGAAAATCATTTGCGTCAAAGGCTACTAAAACACCTCCAACAAAAGGTTTTCAGATCCAAAGTTATCTGGAGGACGAACATACTATCAAAAATACAGGAAACGTGAATCCTGCACGTCAACCAGATGAAGAGCCAAAAGGAAACCATAAATCCaagtttttgtttgattggGATGAGTCTGAAGATACATCAAGCGATGTTCAACTATTAGTCCCTGTTAAGAAGAGAATAGTAGATGAATTACTAGAGATACCttcaaaaaggaaaaagagTGAAGTTTCAGCGTATGATAAGATGCATTGGACAGAGAAACCTCTTAGTAAGATGACAGACAGAGATTGGAGAATTATGAAAGAAGACTACGATATCGTGATTAAAGGAAAATCTAACGTTATTCTCTTAAGGAATTGGAAAGAAGGGGACTTTCCCGAAGCTGTGAAAAAGAACATATTGAGCAGCTTAAACTATAAAGATCCTACTCCGATACAAAGAGCATCCATTCCTCTGGCGATCTCTGGTTCCGACGTCATTGGTATTGCCGAAACTGGTTCCGGTAAAACACTTGCTTTTTTGATACCCACGCTTTGCTACATCTCAAAACTTCCCCCAGTGAGAGCCTTTGGAAGTCCATACGTACTCATCGTTGTCCCCACTAGAGAACTAGCCCAGCAAATTGAAATAGAGTATCAAAAATTCCTACAAAACATGCAATTTCTTGTTGCCTCGATTGTGGGTGGGCATACCTATGATGAGAACATAactaaacttgaaaaagGCGCTGAAATTCTTATTGGTACACCAGGTAGATTGTTAGATGTTTTGGAACAGAAGATCATTAATTTGAATGACTGTTACTTTTTAGTAGCCGATGAAGCAGACCGAACAATGGATATGGGGTTCGAAAAGCAGTTGAATAGAATTTTTGAGCAATTACCTCCTGGTGAAAAGAATCCGTTTAATATCGGCAGCGGAGAACGGAAAAGGACGACGTTAATGTTCACAGCCACAATGCCCCCTGGTGTTGAGAAAATTATTTCAAATCATATGGTGAACCCCGCAATAGTTACTGTAGGAGAGGCCAACAATGTGGTAGAACGTATTTTACAAGATGCAATTCAAGTTTCTGATAATGAAGAGCAAAAAATGTCTCTCCTTAGGAAGATTCTACCAAAATATCCTCCCCCTGTCATTATTTTTGCTAATTATCAGAGAACATGTGAACAATTACTTGAGTATTTATCATCCCATCAGTACAAATGCGCAATCATACATGGTAATAGGTCACAAAGCCAGCGAGAAGAGGCCATACAACATATGAAGAGCGGTGAAGCTAGTGTATTGGTAGCAACGGATGTGGCAGCAAGAGGAATAGATATTCCAAATGTTTCATTGGTGATTAACTATCAAATGTCTCGCTCAATTTCAGAGTATGTCCACAGAATTGGAAGAACAGGCAGAGCAGGGAAGACAGGCACAGCTATAACCTTCTGGAATGCCGATACCGATGGTGACATCCTATACgaactgaaaaatatgatAGAGAAGAGTCCTATAAGCTATTGCCCTAAAGATCTCATGAATTTAGACTATGAAATCACCAGAGGAATGAAAAACATCGAAAACTGA
- a CDS encoding uncharacterized protein (PKUD0A05080; similar to Saccharomyces cerevisiae YDL209C (CWC2); ancestral locus Anc_8.466), with translation MTDTGPSEVSKNRSPARVQLDPSLVKENSKPDQTGQVFNIWYNKWTGGENNGRRGITHAKHRCNVVLDSGYTRADKHAREGEINRTHYICLYFARGYCCNGKNCDYLHRIPNELDIFSPTVDCFGRERFMDYRDDMSGIGSFGRVNKTLFVSRLSTTTSDMTKRITKAFQEFGELTNVRYIKDKNIAFVTYKLESQAQFAKEAMYCQSLTPGNENETIDIRWANEDQSVGAKRRRIEKEEEMSMEAARKLLQKLKENNSQRKNTTIVTTNEEPGVKDTKPQIDLELKGINIEALQRLKRLRQEQKPSTLYTGYSSSDSES, from the coding sequence ATGACAGACACCGGCCCATCTGAAGTGTCAAAGAATAGAAGTCCTGCAAGAGTTCAACTGGACCCATCACTTGTTAAGGAAAACAGCAAACCAGACCAAACTGGACAagttttcaacatttgGTATAACAAATGGACTGGTGGCGAAAATAATGGCCGTCGGGGAATCACACATGCGAAACATAGATGTAATGTAGTTCTTGATAGCGGCTATACTAGAGCTGACAAACATGCAAGAGAGGGTGAAATCAATAGAACACATTACATATGCTTGTATTTTGCTAGAGGATATTGTTGCAATGGAAAAAACTGTGACTATCTCCATAGGATTCCCAATGAGTTAGATATATTTTCGCCAACAGTCGATTGCTTTGGTAGAGAAAGATTCATGGACTATAGAGACGATATGTCTGGTATTGGATCATTTGGGAGGGTTAACAAAACACTGTTTGTCAGTAGATTATCAACCACTACAAGCGATATGACCAAAAGGATCACCAAAGCTTTTCAAGAATTCGGTGAATTAACAAACGTCAGGTACATTAAAGACAAGAATATAGCTTTTGTGACTTATAAATTGGAGAGCCAGGCGCAATTTGCCAAGGAAGCCATGTACTGCCAAAGCTTAACCCCGGGTAACGAAAATGAGACAATAGATATACGATGGGCAAATGAGGACCAAAGCGTTGGtgcaaagagaagaagaattgaaaaagaagaagagatgTCTATGGAGGCTGCCAGAAAACTTCTacaaaagttgaaggagAATAATTCTCAAAGGAAGAACACCACCATTGTTACCACTAATGAAGAACCTGGCGTTAAAGACACCAAACCACAGATAGATTTGGAACTTAAGGGTATAAACATTGAGGCTCTGCAGAGGCTGAAAAGGCTAAGACAAGAACAGAAGCCTTCGACCCTTTACACTGGTTATTCAAGCAGTGACTCAGAGAGTTAA